Proteins encoded by one window of Nostoc sp. ATCC 53789:
- a CDS encoding PEP-CTERM sorting domain-containing protein, protein MNQVRLPKVSVAVIGLVVASVFHATPVLGAILTRQEFSGDFTLVDATSPFLTNSLPFKSEYSGFVVYSESGTLSDWELSVNNLDLNLKRGSTNGGNLTPDVDFEFGSGSNWNLVVDFGIAFDAPRYTLEKTSSSEISLTGEVGRAGTYIYQDSAANITLSSSSTSVPEPASLLGLLFGVGAIAVSKKASETK, encoded by the coding sequence ATGAATCAAGTTCGACTCCCCAAAGTTAGCGTCGCCGTGATTGGTTTGGTAGTTGCAAGCGTATTTCATGCTACTCCCGTACTGGGAGCGATTCTAACTAGACAAGAATTTTCAGGTGATTTTACCTTAGTCGATGCTACTAGCCCATTCCTTACGAACTCTTTGCCATTCAAGAGCGAATATTCTGGATTCGTGGTTTACTCAGAGTCCGGGACTTTGAGCGATTGGGAGCTATCCGTCAACAATCTAGACCTAAATTTGAAGAGAGGCTCTACTAATGGCGGTAACTTAACCCCAGATGTTGATTTTGAGTTTGGTTCTGGGTCGAATTGGAATTTAGTAGTTGATTTTGGCATTGCTTTTGATGCTCCAAGATATACCTTAGAAAAAACTTCAAGCTCTGAAATTAGCTTGACGGGTGAAGTGGGACGGGCTGGAACATACATTTATCAAGATTCTGCTGCCAATATTACCTTGAGTTCTTCATCTACATCAGTACCAGAACCTGCTTCCCTACTAGGTTTATTGTTTGGAGTTGGTGCAATTGCTGTCTCTAAAAAAGCTAGTGAGACGAAATAG
- a CDS encoding DUF1993 domain-containing protein: MTISMYQALIPVSIRTLNNLINILEKGAAYAETKKIDPSVLINSRLSPDMFPLSKQVQIASDIANRGAARLAGIEPPKFEDNETTFGQLIDRIQKTISHLNTFKPEQIDGSEEREITLQMRDNTLCFQGMPFLLYFVLPNLYFHVTTAYDILRHCGVELGKGDFLGQP, translated from the coding sequence ATGACCATTTCAATGTACCAAGCTTTAATACCCGTGTCTATTCGCACACTGAATAACCTTATAAACATTCTTGAAAAAGGTGCTGCTTATGCAGAAACTAAAAAAATAGACCCTTCTGTGTTGATTAATAGTCGTCTATCCCCAGATATGTTTCCATTATCAAAACAAGTGCAGATTGCCTCTGACATCGCTAATAGAGGTGCCGCACGGTTAGCAGGAATAGAACCACCTAAATTCGAGGACAATGAAACTACATTTGGTCAACTTATTGACCGTATTCAAAAAACTATCTCTCATTTAAATACTTTTAAACCTGAGCAAATTGATGGTTCAGAAGAGAGAGAAATTACCCTGCAAATGCGTGACAACACTCTCTGTTTTCAAGGAATGCCATTTCTCCTATATTTTGTTTTACCAAACCTTTATTTCCATGTCACAACAGCCTATGACATTCTTAGACACTGTGGTGTAGAACTTGGCAAAGGAGACTTTCTTGGTCAGCCTTAA
- a CDS encoding ParA family protein, whose translation MKQIVLSLIANAGGVGKTTLSVHLAYEIVRRGFSVAILDLDPQRSLDVFCGIPPAEVSNTLVKALSKDFKGDWKLISVWEESKIQVCQGHPLMAEMANELVIRKRGEYTLSDRLKNYPLPHNLVILDCPATLGMLNVNALAASTHILVPVQLEMKAISGSAELVEWCISTSDELQLSPRPPILGFVPSMYDDTVAMHRQYLEQLPEITEHLQLKLYPKVRSSNEFKNASAHGLPLQKYRPKHPACKDFKQITDDLVALIKEKK comes from the coding sequence ATGAAGCAGATAGTTCTCTCACTGATAGCTAACGCAGGCGGTGTAGGTAAAACTACACTCAGTGTACACCTTGCATACGAGATAGTTCGGCGTGGCTTTTCTGTAGCAATACTTGACTTAGATCCACAACGCTCTTTAGATGTGTTTTGTGGGATACCACCTGCTGAAGTATCTAATACTCTAGTCAAGGCATTATCCAAAGATTTTAAGGGGGATTGGAAATTAATTTCGGTTTGGGAAGAATCAAAAATTCAAGTCTGCCAAGGACATCCATTAATGGCTGAAATGGCCAACGAATTAGTAATTAGGAAACGAGGAGAGTACACACTTAGTGATCGCTTAAAAAACTATCCATTACCTCATAACTTAGTAATCTTGGATTGTCCGGCCACATTGGGAATGCTGAATGTTAATGCTTTAGCCGCTTCAACTCACATATTAGTTCCAGTGCAATTAGAAATGAAAGCGATTTCTGGTTCAGCAGAATTGGTAGAATGGTGCATTTCAACCAGCGATGAGTTACAGTTATCACCTCGTCCACCAATTTTAGGGTTTGTGCCAAGTATGTATGATGATACCGTAGCGATGCACAGACAATATCTAGAGCAATTACCAGAAATCACTGAACATTTACAATTAAAACTTTACCCCAAAGTTCGTAGTTCCAATGAATTCAAAAATGCTAGCGCTCACGGGCTACCTTTACAAAAATACCGTCCTAAACATCCTGCTTGTAAAGATTTTAAGCAAATTACAGATGATTTAGTCGCATTAATTAAGGAGAAAAAATAA
- a CDS encoding ParM/StbA family protein, whose protein sequence is MSNIHTLQKIFPAGFDNGYGSLKLLVDGFEVVRVPSYITNAEMEDVPGRVVFNGSAYTVGESAFRTGNYFDRNTDNNENKVNNALLTLFGALAHLPHRKAWHLKLVVSLHDVALAEELQKVLNGEYQPILAGKQSEVKIEVLKVVLEGMGALFGHQLPKKLTILDFGNGTTLYSRYNQGKREVHTAYPTGVEVLINDISQKMKHLNGGKIGDASKIRFCLEMGHTRYSRDIDIKDVYSACLKDWYEKYLKKVVNLTLDAKHQGDEIWAIGGGCLLPGFKKLLEKNGFKILDNPVEANVFGLLEMAKAISSKNSPTTSIK, encoded by the coding sequence ATGTCTAACATTCACACCTTGCAAAAGATTTTTCCTGCTGGCTTTGATAACGGCTATGGAAGCCTAAAACTTTTAGTCGATGGCTTTGAAGTTGTTCGTGTGCCCAGCTATATAACCAATGCCGAGATGGAAGACGTACCAGGGAGGGTCGTTTTTAACGGTAGTGCTTACACAGTTGGAGAATCAGCTTTTCGTACAGGAAATTATTTTGACCGAAACACTGATAACAATGAAAACAAAGTCAATAATGCATTATTGACTTTATTCGGTGCATTGGCACATCTACCACACCGTAAGGCTTGGCATTTAAAATTAGTCGTTAGCTTACATGATGTCGCTCTGGCTGAAGAATTGCAAAAAGTACTAAACGGGGAATATCAGCCAATACTAGCTGGCAAACAATCAGAGGTGAAGATCGAAGTCCTGAAAGTCGTACTAGAAGGGATGGGTGCATTGTTTGGGCATCAACTACCAAAAAAATTAACCATTTTAGATTTTGGCAATGGCACAACTCTGTATTCTCGTTACAACCAAGGGAAACGAGAAGTTCACACTGCCTACCCCACTGGTGTAGAAGTTCTCATCAATGATATTTCCCAAAAGATGAAGCATTTAAATGGCGGAAAAATCGGGGATGCCTCCAAGATCCGATTTTGTCTGGAAATGGGGCATACTCGTTACAGCCGGGACATTGATATCAAAGATGTTTACAGCGCTTGCTTAAAAGATTGGTATGAAAAATACTTGAAGAAAGTGGTGAATCTGACACTTGATGCCAAACACCAAGGGGATGAAATCTGGGCGATTGGTGGAGGTTGCCTGTTACCCGGATTTAAAAAGCTTTTAGAGAAGAACGGGTTCAAAATACTGGACAACCCGGTGGAAGCTAATGTCTTTGGACTTTTAGAGATGGCAAAAGCCATCAGCAGCAAGAATTCGCCTACTACATCTATTAAGTGA
- a CDS encoding DUF1877 family protein, which yields MGWELQLNALPSKCTLLENVVNSDIDAEYLLFVRRYFSLRREQQSRVNKFPYGEAEYKQFVDALEELVETHSGIENRYCDLSRRFDWIKWLLMKCALSEEEESLAVTAITGQSNVLPSARSTQGFPIRWTPADKCELIHIWLSGITEEDIKSKYAPVLMYDAHLYKWHQTRDTDEAFGWIVRDFTALKRFYEDVVDNSEAVLVVTD from the coding sequence ATGGGCTGGGAACTCCAACTGAACGCGCTCCCCTCGAAATGCACCTTACTCGAAAACGTCGTTAACAGTGACATTGATGCCGAATATCTTTTGTTTGTACGGAGGTATTTTAGCCTGCGCCGCGAACAGCAAAGTCGGGTCAACAAATTTCCTTATGGTGAGGCTGAATATAAACAGTTTGTCGATGCCCTTGAGGAACTCGTCGAAACGCACTCTGGAATTGAGAATCGATACTGCGATCTTTCTAGGCGATTCGATTGGATAAAATGGTTGCTGATGAAATGCGCTCTCTCCGAAGAGGAGGAATCGTTGGCTGTCACTGCAATCACCGGCCAATCAAACGTGTTACCTTCTGCACGAAGCACACAAGGATTCCCCATCCGTTGGACTCCTGCCGACAAATGCGAGTTGATTCACATTTGGCTTAGTGGAATTACTGAAGAAGATATCAAGTCCAAGTACGCTCCGGTACTTATGTACGATGCACACCTTTACAAGTGGCACCAGACGAGGGATACTGACGAGGCATTTGGATGGATCGTCAGGGACTTCACGGCACTCAAGCGATTCTACGAAGATGTGGTAGATAATTCAGAGGCTGTTCTTGTAGTCACCGACTAA
- a CDS encoding IS630 family transposase — protein sequence MGLKTLTGKVITASGVKPTVEVKWPRENFWIYGAIEPLTGDHFLYEYPKLNGECFQQFLDWLSQQLGGDYAILQVDQAPAHTSSAIRWPENIIPLFQPPSAPELNPIERLWQLLKKPLKNQLFSSLQNLRDRIQEIFNQLTLEQVISISSYNFILEALFYAASY from the coding sequence GTGGGACTGAAAACTCTTACAGGAAAAGTGATTACTGCCTCTGGAGTTAAGCCTACTGTTGAGGTGAAATGGCCACGGGAAAATTTTTGGATTTATGGTGCAATTGAACCATTGACTGGAGATCATTTTCTTTATGAATATCCAAAACTGAATGGCGAGTGTTTTCAACAGTTTTTGGACTGGCTATCTCAACAATTAGGTGGGGATTACGCTATTTTACAGGTTGACCAAGCACCTGCTCATACAAGTTCAGCAATTCGTTGGCCAGAAAATATTATTCCTCTGTTTCAACCACCTTCAGCCCCTGAACTCAATCCCATTGAAAGGCTTTGGCAGCTCCTCAAGAAACCACTCAAAAATCAGCTTTTCTCTTCTTTACAGAATTTACGCGATCGCATCCAAGAAATATTTAATCAACTTACACTTGAGCAGGTAATATCTATCTCTTCTTATAACTTTATTCTCGAAGCTCTTTTCTATGCAGCTTCATATTAA
- a CDS encoding helix-hairpin-helix domain-containing protein encodes MSTPPNLSPQQVSAFPQHETITGVVERLTFYSAESGYTVARLTRPRSNELTTIVGSFANIQPGQTLQLIGFWRDHPQFGPQFQVINYQETKPATLTGIEKYLGSGLIKGVGPVTAKRIVAHFGLETLDIIENQIERLIEVQGIAKKRITLIKNAWSTQKAIKEVMVFLQGHGVSTTYAVKIYKQYKDEAIATVTKNPYQLAADIYGIGFLTADKIARNIGIAPDSEFRDRAGIVHCLSEAAEDGHCYLPQSELIDSVIKLLTTESHQSTEEAVAIIIKDMALAEELIREWDEEKRLLCYKPTYFHTEQNLAQLIRQRLENPVGTDIERVRDWIDRFTASRKIQLSQQQRQAVETAAYSKIMILTGGPGVGKTFTTHTIVTVGPGQILADLINSGCVPVVRLTQVFRQAQTSAIITAAHQINRGQYPTIEPISDNPVSDCIWHGGGHQPEHGVQAICELITDLLPRLGFNPATDVQVLCPMTRGVVGTRNLNTVLQQLINPPSPSKVEINRGGNLLREGDRIIQLTNDYNREVFNGDLGIILTIDTVEQEVTVQYGERTVVYDYADLNEIALAWSISIHKSQGSEYPVIVLLIYMQHYMMLTRNLFYTGITRAKKLAIVVGAKKAISLAVRSTDDQRRYTRLQQRLLHPGLHW; translated from the coding sequence ATGTCCACTCCTCCTAATCTTTCCCCTCAACAAGTAAGCGCCTTTCCTCAACACGAAACAATCACCGGAGTCGTAGAACGCCTAACTTTTTACTCTGCTGAATCGGGTTACACTGTGGCAAGGCTAACCCGTCCCCGTAGCAACGAACTGACAACAATTGTTGGCAGCTTTGCTAATATCCAGCCAGGGCAGACTCTACAGCTAATTGGTTTCTGGCGTGACCATCCCCAATTTGGGCCACAGTTCCAAGTCATTAATTACCAAGAAACCAAACCAGCCACTCTCACTGGAATTGAGAAATACCTTGGCAGTGGGCTGATTAAAGGTGTAGGCCCAGTAACAGCCAAGCGTATCGTCGCTCACTTCGGTTTAGAAACGCTCGACATTATCGAAAACCAGATTGAACGACTGATTGAAGTCCAGGGTATTGCCAAAAAGCGAATCACTCTCATTAAAAACGCCTGGTCAACTCAAAAAGCCATCAAAGAAGTAATGGTATTTCTCCAGGGGCATGGCGTTTCTACCACTTATGCTGTGAAGATTTACAAGCAATATAAAGATGAGGCGATTGCCACTGTTACCAAGAACCCTTATCAGTTAGCAGCCGACATTTACGGGATTGGTTTCCTAACTGCTGACAAGATTGCGAGAAATATCGGAATTGCACCGGACTCAGAATTTCGTGATCGTGCGGGGATTGTCCACTGTCTAAGTGAAGCTGCCGAAGATGGTCATTGTTACCTGCCACAAAGCGAACTGATTGATTCGGTAATCAAACTGCTGACTACCGAATCTCATCAGTCCACAGAAGAAGCGGTTGCGATCATTATTAAAGATATGGCTCTCGCAGAGGAACTGATTAGAGAGTGGGATGAAGAAAAAAGGCTACTTTGCTATAAGCCGACTTACTTTCATACGGAACAGAATTTAGCTCAATTGATACGCCAACGCTTGGAAAATCCTGTTGGCACTGACATTGAGCGTGTGCGTGATTGGATTGACCGCTTTACAGCCAGCCGTAAAATTCAGCTTTCACAACAGCAACGTCAAGCTGTAGAAACAGCAGCCTACTCCAAAATCATGATTTTGACTGGTGGCCCTGGCGTTGGAAAGACCTTCACAACTCACACCATTGTCACTGTGGGCCCAGGTCAAATACTTGCTGATTTGATTAATTCTGGTTGCGTGCCAGTAGTGCGGTTAACTCAGGTATTCCGCCAAGCTCAAACAAGTGCAATTATCACTGCTGCTCACCAAATCAACCGGGGCCAGTACCCAACAATCGAGCCAATCTCCGACAATCCTGTGTCTGATTGTATTTGGCATGGTGGAGGTCATCAGCCTGAACATGGAGTGCAAGCAATCTGCGAGTTGATTACAGACTTGCTCCCTCGACTAGGTTTTAATCCTGCCACTGATGTCCAAGTGCTTTGCCCGATGACACGGGGAGTTGTGGGTACTCGCAATCTTAATACCGTGTTGCAGCAGTTGATTAACCCACCCAGCCCCAGCAAGGTGGAGATTAACAGAGGTGGGAATTTGTTACGCGAGGGCGATCGCATTATCCAGCTAACCAACGACTACAACCGCGAAGTTTTCAACGGCGACTTGGGAATAATCCTCACCATTGATACTGTCGAGCAGGAAGTTACAGTGCAATATGGTGAGCGGACTGTGGTTTACGATTACGCTGACCTGAATGAAATTGCCCTTGCCTGGAGCATTTCGATTCATAAAAGCCAAGGCTCAGAATATCCGGTGATAGTTCTGCTAATCTATATGCAGCACTATATGATGTTGACCCGGAACCTGTTTTACACTGGTATAACTCGTGCCAAGAAATTAGCGATCGTAGTTGGCGCAAAAAAAGCGATATCTCTAGCGGTGCGCTCTACTGATGACCAACGGCGGTACACACGGTTACAGCAGAGGTTACTTCACCCAGGACTGCATTGGTGA
- a CDS encoding ParB N-terminal domain-containing protein: MALPKIASRFSSAVQKTEQEQKIAELQIEIERLRTAQSPELENELQKLREQLQNQSGEVQVDLNLIDPNPNQPRQTITPELIQAKARLLKKHGQISAVILVRQSNGRYILLDGQLRTEGAKLLGWSTIRAVIVAMPNDLDQSALLTFLGFEDLNPLDKAEAVFKEVMKSANLSMDEVSTMLGTVIKRIERNGNSKELAKLMAVSVDEQQQGLELLEITGKEQSLLLVLLELGLNPSSVKANLMPMLYLPEDLKQVIRQHGLKGAHALALATLSAKALDISENQAASERIAATDEVLKKNLTVTETRELVRKIKIKYLKSNEQELKEVKIIFQKVNGISGDLLKKASSKQLHEMRSLFQEKLQEIDKVIATSK, from the coding sequence GTGGCTTTGCCTAAAATTGCTAGTAGATTTAGTAGTGCAGTTCAAAAAACTGAACAAGAACAAAAAATTGCTGAACTTCAAATAGAAATAGAAAGGCTCAGAACCGCACAATCTCCTGAATTAGAGAATGAACTGCAAAAACTCCGAGAACAACTTCAAAATCAATCAGGAGAAGTACAAGTTGATTTAAATCTCATTGACCCGAATCCTAATCAGCCTCGGCAGACAATTACACCAGAATTAATACAAGCAAAAGCACGATTACTCAAAAAACACGGGCAGATTTCAGCAGTCATCTTAGTCAGACAGAGTAATGGTCGTTACATACTGTTAGATGGGCAGCTACGTACTGAAGGAGCTAAATTACTAGGCTGGTCAACTATTCGTGCAGTAATAGTGGCAATGCCTAATGACTTAGATCAATCTGCATTATTAACTTTTCTTGGCTTTGAAGACTTGAATCCTTTAGATAAAGCAGAGGCAGTATTTAAAGAAGTAATGAAGTCCGCTAATTTGTCAATGGATGAAGTTTCCACAATGTTGGGAACGGTAATTAAAAGAATAGAGAGAAATGGAAATAGTAAAGAGCTAGCAAAATTGATGGCTGTTAGCGTCGATGAACAGCAACAGGGCTTAGAACTATTGGAAATTACAGGCAAAGAACAGAGTCTACTACTAGTGCTGCTAGAGTTAGGGTTAAATCCTAGTTCTGTGAAAGCTAATCTAATGCCGATGCTTTATCTGCCTGAAGATTTAAAACAGGTCATCAGGCAGCATGGACTCAAAGGCGCTCATGCTTTAGCATTGGCAACTTTATCTGCCAAGGCATTAGACATCTCCGAAAATCAAGCAGCATCAGAACGGATTGCAGCAACAGATGAAGTCTTAAAGAAAAATCTGACAGTAACAGAAACTCGTGAACTGGTTAGAAAAATTAAGATCAAGTATTTAAAGTCAAATGAACAAGAGTTAAAAGAGGTAAAAATAATATTTCAAAAAGTTAATGGAATTTCTGGAGATTTGCTTAAAAAAGCTAGTAGTAAACAACTTCACGAAATGCGCTCTCTTTTTCAGGAGAAATTACAAGAAATTGACAAAGTTATTGCTACAAGTAAATAA
- a CDS encoding RpoD/SigA family RNA polymerase sigma factor gives MSSLSSDMVRIYLQEIGKYPLLKPDEEIAYARLVQEMIAIEQSKNELTQQLEREPTMTELANTVEKTETQVRSALHLGQKAKQKMVTANLRLVVSVAKKYQNRNLEFLDLIQEGAIGLQRGIEKFDPNLGYKLSTYAYWWISQAITRAIAEQSRTIRLPVHLTEILNKIKKVQRESFLKLGRHATAEEIATSLNISPDKLREYLSASRTAISLNKKIGDEQETELGEILTDVGVSPEKLLTQELLSQDVAKFLEPLTPIQRQVLTLSFGLENDQHFNLAQIGQQLNLSRERIRQIQVKAISILRHRQSDMQEYLID, from the coding sequence ATGTCCAGCCTGAGTTCAGACATGGTTCGCATCTATTTACAAGAAATTGGTAAGTATCCTCTATTAAAACCAGACGAGGAAATTGCTTATGCAAGACTTGTACAAGAAATGATTGCCATTGAGCAATCTAAAAATGAACTCACTCAACAGCTAGAGCGTGAACCAACAATGACAGAATTAGCCAACACTGTTGAAAAAACCGAAACACAAGTCAGATCAGCACTACACCTTGGTCAAAAAGCTAAACAAAAAATGGTGACAGCTAACCTGCGACTAGTAGTTTCTGTTGCCAAGAAATACCAGAACCGCAATTTGGAATTTTTAGATTTGATCCAAGAAGGAGCAATAGGTTTACAACGGGGTATAGAAAAGTTTGACCCGAACCTGGGGTATAAGCTCTCGACCTACGCCTACTGGTGGATTAGCCAAGCTATAACCAGAGCAATTGCAGAACAATCCCGGACTATTAGATTGCCTGTTCATCTAACCGAAATCCTTAATAAAATTAAGAAGGTGCAGCGAGAAAGCTTTCTAAAACTCGGCCGCCATGCCACTGCTGAAGAAATAGCTACATCATTAAACATCAGCCCCGATAAGCTTCGAGAATATCTCAGTGCCTCTCGTACAGCCATTTCTTTAAATAAAAAAATTGGAGATGAGCAAGAAACAGAATTGGGCGAAATTTTAACAGACGTTGGTGTTTCACCAGAAAAACTCCTTACCCAAGAACTTCTATCCCAAGACGTGGCTAAATTCTTAGAACCATTGACACCTATACAGCGTCAAGTGTTGACTTTAAGCTTTGGGCTAGAGAATGATCAGCATTTCAATCTCGCTCAGATTGGCCAACAGCTAAACCTCAGTCGAGAGCGGATTCGTCAAATCCAGGTCAAAGCTATAAGTATTCTCCGCCATCGACAAAGCGACATGCAAGAGTATTTAATTGATTAA
- a CDS encoding helix-turn-helix domain-containing protein, with protein MSRPFEIEIAESEEELKKRLQTANLGNQKEKLIMLWWIKSGQAKEQQDIGKRLAKDTSTVTRWLQKYRSGGLDELLKIKKAPGAKRKIPEGAITALEEELKTGKGFSSYGAIVEWLKQEQGLDIEYATVYALVRYRLGAKLKVPRPQSHKQDEKLVSEFKKNSVSF; from the coding sequence ATGAGCCGCCCTTTTGAGATTGAAATCGCAGAGAGCGAAGAAGAACTTAAAAAACGCCTACAAACAGCTAATTTAGGGAACCAGAAAGAAAAACTTATTATGCTGTGGTGGATAAAAAGCGGGCAGGCCAAGGAGCAGCAAGATATTGGAAAACGCTTGGCTAAAGATACATCAACGGTGACAAGATGGTTACAAAAATATAGATCGGGTGGGCTAGATGAATTATTGAAAATAAAAAAAGCTCCGGGAGCAAAACGGAAAATTCCTGAAGGAGCGATCACGGCACTTGAAGAGGAGTTAAAAACAGGAAAAGGCTTTAGTAGCTATGGTGCAATAGTAGAGTGGTTAAAGCAAGAGCAGGGGCTTGATATCGAGTATGCAACGGTTTATGCATTGGTTCGATATCGATTAGGGGCAAAACTAAAAGTACCACGTCCTCAAAGCCATAAGCAGGATGAAAAGTTAGTATCTGAGTTTAAAAAAAACTCGGTATCATTCTGA
- a CDS encoding RRXRR domain-containing protein, with amino-acid sequence MPTKPSRARRWLKAGKAKVVHNDLNLFCVQLICEPSGYEVQDIALGIDPGKMFTGIGVQSSRFTLFTAHLILPLQAITKKMNGRRILRRARRARRINRKVAFHLRAHRQKRFSNRRQGKLPPSIRANRQMELRVTKELIKHFPVSDIRYEVVKARTEKGKGRGFSPVMVGQKFMFQWLEELCPTVSQEGWQTSTLRRQLGLAKDKGDKSKQIPETHANDGIALAASHFMSYQSFQSSNGRGHHWQGQVTVTKSVFRVISRPNLYRRQLHFENPVSGVTGNRKRKGGTITPFGFRSGDLVRAKKSGKTVLGWIGGYSEATKVVSVYDINWRRYGQFKASKVELLQRSTRLCVSR; translated from the coding sequence ATGCCCACCAAACCCAGCCGCGCTCGTCGCTGGCTCAAAGCGGGCAAGGCAAAAGTCGTTCACAACGACCTGAATCTGTTTTGCGTTCAGCTAATCTGCGAGCCATCAGGCTACGAGGTTCAAGACATCGCACTCGGCATCGACCCCGGCAAGATGTTCACGGGTATTGGAGTTCAGTCATCCAGGTTTACGCTGTTCACCGCGCATCTCATCCTGCCCTTACAGGCAATTACAAAGAAGATGAATGGTCGCCGAATTCTGCGTCGTGCCAGACGTGCCAGACGTATCAACCGCAAAGTGGCATTCCATCTCAGAGCGCATCGCCAAAAGCGCTTCTCGAATCGAAGGCAGGGTAAATTGCCGCCTTCGATTCGAGCCAACAGGCAGATGGAATTGCGGGTTACGAAAGAGCTAATCAAACACTTCCCCGTCTCTGACATCCGCTATGAGGTCGTCAAAGCCAGAACTGAAAAGGGTAAAGGACGCGGCTTTTCTCCGGTGATGGTCGGACAGAAATTCATGTTTCAGTGGCTAGAAGAACTCTGCCCGACTGTTTCTCAGGAAGGGTGGCAAACTTCGACGCTCAGGCGGCAATTAGGGCTGGCTAAAGACAAGGGTGACAAGTCAAAGCAGATTCCTGAAACTCATGCCAATGACGGCATCGCACTGGCGGCTAGTCACTTTATGTCATACCAGTCGTTTCAATCTAGCAATGGGCGCGGTCATCACTGGCAAGGTCAAGTCACCGTCACAAAATCGGTGTTTCGGGTCATCAGCCGTCCCAATCTTTACCGTCGTCAATTGCACTTTGAGAATCCGGTCAGTGGCGTGACCGGAAACCGTAAGCGCAAGGGTGGCACCATTACACCCTTTGGGTTCAGGTCTGGTGATTTGGTTAGAGCAAAGAAGTCGGGAAAGACTGTTCTGGGCTGGATTGGTGGGTACAGCGAAGCTACAAAAGTTGTCAGCGTTTATGACATTAATTGGAGACGATATGGACAATTCAAAGCCTCAAAAGTCGAACTATTGCAGCGCAGTACTAGACTCTGCGTGTCGAGATAG